From the genome of Cydia pomonella isolate Wapato2018A chromosome 1, ilCydPomo1, whole genome shotgun sequence:
ctgaaccactccttaataaaatattgacgCTCATTATGATTTCTGGTACACAAATTTATTAAATCTACAATGTTGTATCTTggtattgtttgtttttaaggttccgtgcCTCAAAAGGAATAAAAACGGTAATCTTATAGAATCACTTTGTTGTTcgtccatctgtccgtctgtctgtctgtcaatatCCTTTATCTAGGgtcgcgtggaggtatcgagtttaAATTAAGACCATATACTCAAATCTACGgccccttgaagctgtgaaaaaaaaaacttctaagaTAATGTAGAAAATCATTCGCCCTTATATGCCGCAAAAACTTTATATTTCGGCACTCTCCGGGATATCAAAAATTATAGGGTACCTACTTCCCGTTGACTTAGAACTATGAAATATGGCAAGTATTGTCTTATAGTATACGAGTGCAGGGAAAAATCACAAAACTATAAAGGCTTTAGTCGGACTTTCATACATTTGCGACCTTTGATTGtagataatagtttttttttttgtggtaagCACCCCTAATGGTATCTATTATTTTGCCCAAGTTTCAGCTTCTTATGTTTGACAGTTTCTGACTTATGTCACTTATAcggttttcagaaaataatgaTTTTCTCATAAACTACCcacacaatttttttgaaattattagTCCATATTCTATTAACTAAGACCCATCTTTacagaaaatattaatatcacttgtttaaaaaaaaagaaggacATACTGTACATTTTAACAAGACATTTAATGACGTACACAAACttcagcagcggtatcatggtcgtgttttagtcacttgtcatatcatgcgtcacgttcgcacttacgtatttgttagagcgtgacaggtagggtgacaaatgatagacagccgaccatcttagccctgctgatTTCTAAATTAGTTTTCTTATCAATCCTTCACGTTAGTTGTATATAGATAAAATTACTGCTGGCCTACTTCCTTTTTCCAAAAtcattgacatttatttacctATGACATAATTAAGAAAACAATCTAAtgaatgacgtttataatttgcTTATGACTGCTGCTCGTCACTGCTACACGAAATAAACTTGACTAATTATTCCTAGTAATTATCGCTGAACACACAAAATGTCGACCTTCGCAACATCCAAACAATTGTTGTGGACACCCAAGATTGAAGGCATGTGTATATTTCCCGGCCGCACCCAAACAGACTTTACCGATGTACCAAACAcggtaaaaataaatttcctGTGCAGATTACACTTCCTAATATCACCTGGGACGCGTGTTTGCAGTGTACATAGCCGAGTAGGGGAAGATGCTTGGACTGAAGTATTTGTGTCCCACAACAACCGATCGGATTTTGATTTTTGACGCCCGCCATGCACAGAACATTGCTGATTTGCTGCGTTTCTCTCTAGACATGATACATGGTGCGGTGTCGACAATGGTCTTCAATGTTGtggagtaataaaaataatttgtttgttttttaatcttgattttttatttaatttctttcgTAAAAGCATGTTCAGAAACATAACGatgcaataaaattataaatatgtatattttttaaatgaatcttATATTTCATAGATGATTAGCAGATGCCGGAATTCTCGTGGCACTTTTGAGCTGTCATAAAGACCTCGTTTATCAACTTctgatataataatatgattaaGAGTATACGGGAAATAAAAAATCTCCCGTCTTACTACCAGAGCAGTTAGTTGTAACACGGGCAAAAAAAATACCCCAGTTACTACTGGTCGTAAGATGGGTAGTAACACGGGTAACGAAGAGTCTGTGTACATTCTAACAAGACATTTAATAATGGCGAACATAAAAACCTTTTACTTATACGCTCGTCACTATTTAGGTGTAAGTAAATGGAAGATTTATTTACcagtcatttatttttacataaaacatTGGCATTGTAcaatcataacaaaaaaaatcgtacagACGCTGTGTGCTTGAATTTAACACAAAATTTTGGATGCCACTGCATGTGCACGATTCCTGGAGAACAAAATTATCCTCTTCATCAATATCCATATCATAATCAGGAAGAGAATCGAAGAATGCTTGTACAATTTTTTCCTTGGGTGATGGTAACGACATCAAAGGGATGTTGTTAGCAATTTTCATCAACtggaaaaacaaaataaattattacctagATAGaatgagtaaataaatatttttaaagctcTACGGTATGAAAATAATACTCTATATTCAAGCGAAGCATTCTCGTTTAAGCAGTCTTCATAAAACTGTCTTAAATCATTTTGAATAACTTTTAATGATAAATTCAACAATGAATCCACTTTTCTCTTCCATACTTGATGAAAGCTCCACATTTTTCAAAGTTTTcgttttgtaattatttacgGTAATAGTCAATCGATTGAGAAATATATGGAAATTGACATGTTTGTTTTATgacataaaaaatttaaaaaaaaccagcCAGCCTGTGTAAAAAAACTGCATATGTGACGTGGATATagaaaaattaagttattttagttcAGCAAACTAAAGTaagcatataaaaataaaataaataaataaataaatattataggacattattacacaaattgactaagtcccacagtaagctcaataaggcttgtgttgagggtacttagacaacgatatatataatatataaatatttatatatacttaaatacatagaaaacacccatgactcaggaacaaatatccatgctcatgacacgaataaatgcccttaccaggatttgaacccgggaccatcggcttcataggcagggtcactacccacgaggccagaccggtcgtcataaaaatataattacgttTATCCAAAATAATAATCTTTTAGTCGTCATCACTTTCTTCATTGATCGTGATAATTATACCTTTATTGTTGAAAAGGTTAGTCAATGTTGGTGACGGCTGAGGTAATTTCGTCAAATATCTACCATATGCCAAGAAGTATATAACTGCCGCCACGTGGGAGCAACATCCAACAGTACGAAGACCATTAGCACAATCACAATAGtatttaatatcattaatatttacGCTGTTTGCTCATACTGTAAAGAACatcgatatttttttcttgatatATGCCTCGATTGTACCTGCATCTTTAACACATTATTCTCTTTTACATTCTCTATGTTAAGTGCTCCTTTGTCATTCAACATTTCTGCTAGATATGAAATTGCTTGGCCCATCTGATAAGTTCCCGTAAACAATAACTGCATATCAACTTCAGATAGTCGCGGAAAATCCATAACATCATCAGacatttcttcttttttttttgtgcatgtgttttaatatttcatcattttGATGTTGATCTATTATTAGCCTTTTTCCAGATTGATTTACCAAGTATGAAGCTATTCGAtagtaactttttatttttggtaacatTTTGTTATCTAAGATATGGTCAAGAaggctgaatttttttttcaagatccCGTGAACTGCTTCAATGACCCAGCGAACTTTGGTAACAAACCGGGACTTTTAGGAATTTGAAGGGTGGTGCTAATTAAGGAATTAGAATTTCATGTTCGTAATTTAATCAAGAAAACAACTAGTGCTGAATTAGTCTTTTACGACGGCATCATCAACTCGAATTCTGATATTTGCTCCCAAGTAAGTCCCGAAAGGATTTTGATATCTTTTTCCGGTAATGTTTTAGATTTGATTTTATCAATCATGCTATCATTACTCGTCATTGGTGATgaagatttaaaaaatctttgatTGTGAAAGTGCTGGCATAAACTTTAATACTGTCTAGGCCATCTGTAGAAAACTGATTGTTATCAATGTGATTTGAACAACATTTGTTCAAAGGTGGTATGTAAATTAACTTACATTCATAAAGCCTGCATTCTTGCTTCCTGTGGtaagattttgaaaaataatgacTATATAAGTTACATCCGTAGATGAACTTAGTGTTTTTTGTTgtccttttaattttttcaaatatttattgcagtttttacattttttatttacgcTTACACTACATGGAtccattttataataaaacaatttgcaACAGAACATAATGATGACATAAATATGCATCAAGGTGACTTTATATGGCCAGCAGTGATTTTATCTATATACAACTAACGTGAAGGATTGATAAGAAAACTAATTTAGAACTCCGAGGTTTGTGTACGTCATTAAATGTCTTGTTAGAATGTACAGTATGTCTATATATACACAGACATTGTAGTTTTTAGGTATGAAGTACCAAATGCAAAAAGTTGAAACTTACGCAAGTAGTAGACAAGAATATTAACCACTTTATAAACAAAAACTGTAGGTGTCGCTAGCACgtaacacataaaaaaaaagtttgaactTTTCAATTCCTTTTAtttccttcttttttttatacaagtgatattaatattttctgtAAAGATGGGTCTTAGTTAATAGAATATGGacaaataatttcaaaaaaattgtgtgGGTAGTTTATGAGAAAAtcattattttctgaaaaccgTATAAGTGAAATAAGTCAGAAACTGTCAAACATAAGAAGCTGAAACTTGGGCAAAATAATAGACGCCATTAGGGATGCTTACCACAAAAAAATCCATTCTCTACAATCAAAGGTCGCAAATGTATGAAAGTCCGACTATAGCCtttgtagaaaataaataaaataaagatagaaccctcggtgggcgagtccgactcgcacttgtccttTTTTTGAGATAGGGCCCACCCCTCTTCTAATCTCAAAACTGTCTGTATTTTACGCAGCGCAATTTGTACTTTCATAGTAAAGCTTCTCTTAGAGCTATAGTAtgcttttaataatatttatctcATATCTTTGTCATAAGtcggtacagtcaagtgtaaaaatataggtgCACTCAAGTTGTTATATTTCCACACTTGACTGTACCGTAGGCGTATGGTAGACTCTGTTATTCACGTAAATCACGTGATAGATCTTAATTAAGCTCGTAACTTTTTTCACGCAGTGCTATTGAAAGAGACAGACACTGTTATTATCGCATATCTATTCTAGTGGATATGATGGTCGCATTTATATACGTGACAACGTAAAAAAACAGTACCCGTGTTTTTCAATCGCGTGGTGTTGATAAGTGACACGTATTTCATCACGTGGGGCGAAGCTACGTGATGAAATAcgtgtaattattatatcacaTATAAATCACATGGAAGTGGTCCATCTTTGGGTCACAGACTTtagacttacatatgtatacgaAATTTCAACATAATcggtagtttcggagcaaataggctgtgacagacagacacacgagtgatcctataacgGTTCCGTTTTGTTCTTTTGCACAAACATAAATCACATAGTAGTGATATAACTAGGTAATAGATATTATGTTTTCGAGaattatgattaattaataGTGTCTGTGTCGAAATAAatgtagaaaaatattatatttcaggTGCTGATTGTGGGGCGTTGGGTAACGGCGGTATGCGCGTGGTGTTAGCAGCGCTAGCGGCGCTTGCGGCGCGAGCGCTGGGTAGCCCGCATGAACACCGCGCGCGGCATCATGCGCCAGACCATCCTCTACATTTTCCGGCGCCAGCTCCTCCTCAACCATATAGAGGACATGGCGAGGCCGTGCGCTATAATCCTGAATTAGATACGATCTTACCCCGTATTGATGAACATGAAACCTCTTCAAAACGCGCCAAACTAGAAGATGCTGAAATTTTATCTAAAAgagaagaaaaatatttttccaatcATGAACGAGGCGAAGAAGTTTTTATGGCAGATGAACCACAAATGGGACCTGACGATGATGATCCGTTAGTAGTTCGCACTCGTAAGGGCAGAGTTAGAGGTATAACTCTTACAGCTGCGACAGGAAAGAAAGTTGACGCTTGGTTTGGAATTCCTTACGCACAAAAACCCCTAGGTGACTTGAGATTTAGACACCCCAGACCTGTTGAAAGCTGGGGCGaagaaattttaaatgcaaCAACACTGCCACATTCATGCGTTCAAATAGTAGATACCGTGTTCGGGGATTTTCCAGGTGCTATGATGTGGAACCCTAACACAGACATGCAGGAGGACTGTCTATACATCAATATAGTCACACCTAGACCCAGGCCAAAAAATGCAGCTGTTATGCTTTGGGTATTTGGGGGAGGATTTTATTCTGGCACTGCCACTTTGGATGTATATGATCCTAAAATCCTCGTGTCCGAGGAAAAAGTTGTCTACGTTTCAATGCAATATCGGGTCGCTTCGCTCGGTTTCCTTTTCTTTGACACGCCCGATGTTCCAGGAAACTCGGGACTTTTTGATCAATTAATGGCTTTGCAATGGGTTAAAGACAATATAGCATATTTCGGTGGAAATCCTCACAATGTAACGTTATTCGGAGAGTCAGCTGGAGCAGTATCTGTTTCTCTTCATTTACTATCACCTCTTTCGAGAAACTTGTTTTCCCAGGCAATTATGCAATCGGGAGCTGCAACAGCACCATGGGCTATAATATCAAGAGAAGAAAGTATTTTACGAGGCATTCGGTTAGCAGAGGCTGTACACTGTCCTCATTCAAGAATAGACATGGGGCCCATGATTGAATGTCTGCGAAAAAAAAGTGCTGATGAATTAGTGAATAATGAATGGGGAACATTAGGTATTTGTGAATTTCCTTTCGTTCCCATTATCGACGGTTCCTTTTTAGATGAAATGCCAATCCGTTCCTTAGCGCACCAAAACTTCAAAAAAACCAATCTTCTCTTAGGGTCAAATACTGAAGAaggatattattttatattgtattatttgacTGAATTATTTCCCAAAGAAGAAAACGTAGGCATTACCAGAGAGCAATATTTACAAGCCGTAAGGGAGTTAAATCCATATGTCACTGATGTAGCTCGTCAAGCAATAGTGTTTGAGTACACTGATTGGTTAAACCCTGATGATCCGATCAAAAATCGTAATGCATTGGATAAAATGGTGGGTGACTACCATTTTACTTGTGGTGTAAATGAGTTAGCACATCGTTACGCGGAGACTGGCAAtaacgtgtatacatattattataaacaccGTAGTAAGAATAACCCATGGCCCTCATGGACGGGTGTCATGCATGCTGATGAAATCAATTATGTATTTGGCGAGCCTCTGAATCCCGGAAAAAATTATTCACCGGAAGAAGTAGAATTCAGCAAACGAATGATGAGATACTGGGCAAACTTTGCGAAAACTGGGTAAGTGTtcttactattttaattttcaagtcgcaataaaatagaaaaaaacatggcAATCGCATTCAATTGTTACAAGTTCTAACCACGTCCAAATGTTCGAAATATAAGAGTGATAAAACAAGACGTGTAAGTTTTTCACTTGTAGAGGCCCAATTAAATTTTTCGAGTTATGGAGGTAAAAACAGTACTGGATAACCGTGAAGGAATCTTTAGTTACTTCGTTATGAAGTTAAATATTTCGAGTGTTGGAAGTTTTGTGTGTGATTACAGGGTGTCATACTGTGATAATGTATCACGATATGACCCCCTGTAAGGGTACCTATTACAATGTTATCTAACACactagattttgcttggtgcgcggggcccgggggccccgcggtgtgcatggtgctgttgttggtgttgttgttgatgagttgttgttgtaggtgccgttgttttagtgaaaaagtttgttttccaaagggaaaaggtaaagcagttgtacttttgcttgcaaggaatggtccgcgtgcgagcacgcactcccgcagctcggccttcggcctcgcgtgcttgggcgatccaatgggacgctccgggccttcggccctacgcggagctcggccttcggccttcgcaatatggTTACTTTGAGGGTTGAAGCGAAGCgtggcgagcctcgaaggggacgcttcgggccttcggccctacgcggagctcggccttcggccttcgctagcctcgacgcttcgccgtcgggccttcggcccgccggctccgcttattaagacagttaacttgttgccggttcgctttatcacttttcccgttatttttgttattattaatataaagaagatttgttttccaaaggggaaagttaatgcggttgtacttccgctttgggccgcactctcgcagctcggccttcggcctcgcgtgcttgggcgatccaatgggacgctccgtgccttcggccctacgcggaactcggccttcggccttcgctgggtttcgaagctcagcgtcgggccttcggcccgccgcttcgcttattaaaacagttaacttcTAAccgttcgctctataaatgcatttttcccgttatttttagtataaagaatatttgttttccaaaggagaaatgtaatgcggttgtacttccgctttgggccgcactctcgcagctcggccttcggcctcgcgtgcttgggcgatccagtgggacgctccgggccttcggccctacgcggagctcggccttcggccttcgctggatttcgaagctcagcgtcgggccttcggcccgccgcttcgcttattaaaacagttaacttgtaaccggttcgctctataaatgcatttttcccgttatttttagtataaagaatatttgttttccaaaggtgaaatgtaatgcggttgtacttccgctttgggccgcactctcgcagctcggccttcggcctcgcgtgcttgaccaatccagtgggacgctccgggccttcggccctccgccggggtcggccttcggcctcccagcctgaagctcgcccttcgggctcgcttaacctacttggaaatttgACTTTGCCCCAGTCCGCCgccattttagattttttcaaaaaactttttttcatatggtaatcttggcccccaggctcgccgcatgcaaaatctcagcgcgctcggaccaacattaaaaaaagaaaaaaaaaaagtcggccattttgaatttttttttgatgcagttttatttttctcggggtcctctatgacatttggtcgagcaccccccacctatcacgcaccgtttgagagttgccatacaaaagtaaactggccattattccgccatcttggattttttccaaaattttttttttccataggagtcgttggggctccgagataccgcgaccaaagtttcagagcgctcggacctttttgaagttttagaaaaaaaaaaagtcggccattttgaattttttttttcttattcagattccactcggagccctctatgacGTTTGGTCGAGCTCCCTCGACCTATGTCTCACCGTTTagcatgtgggggattcgaaaaaaaatcccatacaaattttttttcgagctaaaaaaaaaaaaaaatttttttcgaatgcgggggcccatatgtacccacataccggttctcggcgctctcggaccgttttgaaatttcggcgccattttgagtcggccattttgaatttttttaaatgccattccattcgtctcggggccctctatgacatttggtcgagcaccccccacctatctgtcaccgtttaaaagttgccatacaaaataaaagtggccatggtgtccgccatcttggattttttccaattttttttttccataccgatctagagggccccgagattccgtgaccgaaatttgagcgcgccgggaccgacatgaaaatcggccgccattttgaatccgccattttgaaaaaaaaatggcggcctccgaaactgcccagggtcctctgtgacattcggtcgagcacccccccactatctcccaccgtttagccgggccgtcaaacatttttctgtcccgatccggtagaccgaaagtcggatttttccggaggtcaccggaccgccccctgtacgaccgtaccaaactcgaatcccccccgcgcctccttccgggagaacaattcgtgtcaattaatgttcgggctgcagctttatataattATCTAACACATACATTAATCACAAATTATACGCATATTTATGGTAattattacaatttgaactttgtTTGAACTAGTTAGGAGGTCATAAcaaaagtccccggccgtagCCCTTTAGCCAGGGGGTAGAAGGGTTTGAAGGTCCCATTTatcggtttttatttatatatcttagAAACTTTGCGTCGTAGCATCATGCTACATGTACGGGTTAATATCGCCATTACGTCCGTAATAATAGGCTGCGAAACAATGTGTAGCTTAGGATAATAAGGATCGGTTTTAAAAAAAGGTTACGTTCTATAAGGATTCGGATAAGGTTGGcagcttttaatttttttttatataacttaataatttaatacacCTTTTTTGCAGTATGAATTAATCTATACTATTTTTGCTATTACCCCACAAAATGATTTCGTATTGGAGCTGGGTAAATGCATGATAAGCACTAAGAGTTTTTTGTTCATCGGCAGACTGGAAACATTtactcccttattcataaacgtgtactaaagttacgatgccgctaatcatcgtttgtccctttccgacgtattggtattcGGTATTTATTACTCGTAATTTTGCCAGATCAGTATTATAGATTAAGAATGGATGCAGTCTAAAACACTGCCTTGAGGAATAGAACTTGAGAGTTGTCTTTTTTTGTGAACATATTTTTGAAAGAGagtttgttaaaatattatatttttacgtgTTGTATCCCATTTATCAAGTATGATTTGAACTAGTCGTCAGCTGTTCTACGAATTCCTATGCCATACAGTATTATTTAGAAGAATATTATGTTGAACTCGGTCATAGGCTTTGCTCATATCaagtaaaaatacaaatacatatttctTAATGTCAATAAACACCAATAATTTCATGcataaatttgtaaatagttaattttcttttcttccTGAAACCAAATTAACCATCGTCGAATATCTCGTATTTGTCACAAAATGCTGACAGGCGTTTAGCAATTActatttcaaagatttttaagAATGTCGGCAACAGAGCCATGGGCATTGGCCAGGGTCAATCAAGTCTCTCGTGTTTGGAACTGGTTAATCAATTGCTAATTTCAAGTCATTGTCTAAGGTTTCTATAGGAATTGATCGTGCCAGTAATTTTGATGCCGTTTTTAATACACGTCGCGAGCCGAACGACTAGACGAAACGAATAGCGAATGCGAATATGTGGGCGTAGGGTAAAATTAACCTCTCGCTATTTATCTCGTCACTTGCAAGCATATATAACACCAGGATCACTTGTCACTGTTTGCAGTGGCTGACTATActtgatattttgtatgtaggtatggtATAGGGGTGGGTAATTTAATGTACAGAAATAATGCTAATACATTTCAATAGGCCCTCGGACATAAAgtaaacctaaataaattgttttatttaaaaggaaataattaattaataatcttaATTACTTTTAAGTCAAGACAAATCGTTCTTTATGCAGGCCTGAATGTTAAGATGTAGGCCTAGGCATCACGCAGTTTCTAATTTTCAGTTACAAGTATCATCTTCAGCCAATTAACAGAGCAATTGatgaaattattattgtaaaaacatTGGACTATTTAATGATTCATGACTTTTATGAGATTGGATCGAAtttaaacatgatttttatttggttttacaaGTATTTACATGATATGTGTGCGGGATATTAATGAAgtaatatatatttgttattttcagaAATCCATCCTTAAGTCCGAATGGAGAAATGACTAAAGTGCACTGGCCGGTGCACACCGCGTTCGGCAGGGAATATCTGTCTCTGGCAGTCAACTCCAGCGCTGTGGGCCACGGACTGCGAGTTAAACAATGTgctttttggcaaaaatatctCCCCCAATTAATATCAGCAACAAGTAAGTTGAATTCTAGTTTCATACTGAGCAAAAACTAGGCctttaatgtaaaatgtattacttatattactGGTTTATGATGCTCAATTTTTAAGTTCTTAACGGCATGAATTTGATTCAGTGTTTATCAATTTAACAGTAAAAATCCGTGACATTGCCATAAATTCTGTCTTACATGAAATGatgttaattttgaaaataaaagaaggCTTATTAATCGATtagagttatttttattaattatcttatatagattctataaaataaaatatttattcaaagtGTCCACCTTTTACTTTAACACACTTTTTTAAACGGTCTGGCCACTCGTCTATGATGGCACGGACGGTATCGATGGGTCTTCTATACCGCTGCCCGCACTAAATCTAACTTGAGACACTCAACATTACGATGAGGTTTAGAGCAGGCTTTCTCCTCCAAATTATTCCACAGACCTTAGTCCAAGGGGTTGAGATCGGGGCTTCCTGAGGGCCAATCTTCAACCGCAATAAACTCGGGTAAATGCGTCGCTAACTACCGTTGCAAGACAGCTCTTAGCTTTATGTGCAGGGGCAGAGTCTTGTTGAAATATCCAATGCTTACCGGCAAATAAAGTATCATTTAGCGGCTTAACAACTCTCTTCAAAATGTCGTTTTGATAGTTCATAGCAGGTATTTTTACCCCTTCTTCACAAAAATAAAGCTCTGTGACGCCTTCATAGGAAGCCTTCAAACTATGACATATGCAGGATGGTGGCATCTTTCTACCATTGGAACTTTTTCCGAAGTTTCTTGGGAACTGTGAGCatgtattttatcattttggCTGTTGAATTTTTGCTCCACGGTAAAGATTTTTTCATCTGTGTATTTTTTCATCTTAATAATCACTGTAATACGAATTTTTCGTTGGTGTTATCCTTACTAAGTTGATACTCTTTATAAGacgaaacctaaaaaaataataatataaaatttacataatataattaacataagctgcaaaaattaaataaaaaaaaaaaacaaaaaaataagcacTATAAAAATATCGCTCCCACACCCCGAGCGTGGTTGAATGCATGCACTTACTTAGCCACTTCCACGCTCGTTACATCCGCGCAATTCTGTTCGTCTTATCTTATCTACTGCGAGCTGACTGCGACTTGCATCGCGCAGCGCGGTACGCTCCTAGCAATAGCAACCACACTTCTTGAActtgttttgcatgtttttgttCTACCTGACACACAccacttttattatattagattGTTTCTCTACTACTTACTAGCGCGGcaccattatttatgtatttacttttatcgctcactaatttaatttgtaatggattgttgttttttctcatataagtgaataattgttattcttttgagaaataaatcttTAAACGGAAACCTCGTTATCACGAACTTTTTGGCGTTTCCCTTGAGATTCGTGTTATCGAGGTACAActgtgtatacatatatacgtAGTCTTGCCATAAATTCTATCCCaacttttttaaaatgtaataatggAATGTTtgatgtacttttttttctggATTATGCTTAAATAGACATTTGCCTGTCAGAAAAAGTACATTTAGATCCAGGTATCGTTTCCCTGAAGATGGAGTGTTATAAATGAAATCCAAGCCCCAAGATTAAGGTCTTATTTTATGATACGCGACATAGTTCTAGGGGTAATTTTCGTTTCCCTAGCCATGATTTTCTGCTTACGTAGCGGATTTACATTTATAACACTCCATCTTCAGGGAAACGATACCTGGATCTAAATGTACTTTTTCTGACAGGCAAATGTCTATTTAAGCATAACCAAGAAACAAAAGTACATCAAACATTccattattacatttaaaaaaagttgggATAGAA
Proteins encoded in this window:
- the LOC133527901 gene encoding acetylcholinesterase-like isoform X1: MRVVLAALAALAARALGSPHEHRARHHAPDHPLHFPAPAPPQPYRGHGEAVRYNPELDTILPRIDEHETSSKRAKLEDAEILSKREEKYFSNHERGEEVFMADEPQMGPDDDDPLVVRTRKGRVRGITLTAATGKKVDAWFGIPYAQKPLGDLRFRHPRPVESWGEEILNATTLPHSCVQIVDTVFGDFPGAMMWNPNTDMQEDCLYINIVTPRPRPKNAAVMLWVFGGGFYSGTATLDVYDPKILVSEEKVVYVSMQYRVASLGFLFFDTPDVPGNSGLFDQLMALQWVKDNIAYFGGNPHNVTLFGESAGAVSVSLHLLSPLSRNLFSQAIMQSGAATAPWAIISREESILRGIRLAEAVHCPHSRIDMGPMIECLRKKSADELVNNEWGTLGICEFPFVPIIDGSFLDEMPIRSLAHQNFKKTNLLLGSNTEEGYYFILYYLTELFPKEENVGITREQYLQAVRELNPYVTDVARQAIVFEYTDWLNPDDPIKNRNALDKMVGDYHFTCGVNELAHRYAETGNNVYTYYYKHRSKNNPWPSWTGVMHADEINYVFGEPLNPGKNYSPEEVEFSKRMMRYWANFAKTGNPSLSPNGEMTKVHWPVHTAFGREYLSLAVNSSAVGHGLRVKQCAFWQKYLPQLISATKKTEPPRNCTGSSSLLRPSLHTLGLGVAAAAAPFTHHLLLTHLVSMFINID
- the LOC133527901 gene encoding acetylcholinesterase-like isoform X2 encodes the protein MRVVLAALAALAARALGSPHEHRARHHAPDHPLHFPAPAPPQPYRGHGEAVRYNPELDTILPRIDEHETSSKRAKLEDAEILSKREEKYFSNHERGEEVFMADEPQMGPDDDDPLVVRTRKGRVRGITLTAATGKKVDAWFGIPYAQKPLGDLRFRHPRPVESWGEEILNATTLPHSCVQIVDTVFGDFPGAMMWNPNTDMQEDCLYINIVTPRPRPKNAAVMLWVFGGGFYSGTATLDVYDPKILVSEEKVVYVSMQYRVASLGFLFFDTPDVPGNSGLFDQLMALQWVKDNIAYFGGNPHNVTLFGESAGAVSVSLHLLSPLSRNLFSQAIMQSGAATAPWAIISREESILRGIRLAEAVHCPHSRIDMGPMIECLRKKSADELVNNEWGTLGICEFPFVPIIDGSFLDEMPIRSLAHQNFKKTNLLLGSNTEEGYYFILYYLTELFPKEENVGITREQYLQAVRELNPYVTDVARQAIVFEYTDWLNPDDPIKNRNALDKMVGDYHFTCGVNELAHRYAETGNNVYTYYYKHRSKNNPWPSWTGVMHADEINYVFGEPLNPGKNYSPEEVEFSKRMMRYWANFAKTG